Proteins from a genomic interval of uncultured Desulfuromusa sp.:
- a CDS encoding DUF2062 domain-containing protein yields MAVPEEGIQVFVVVPVYNHAETLRQVVEAVLRHHPQVLVVDDGSTDGGAETLVGLPVELISHRQNMGKGAALCSAAEWGLRRGFTHMISIDADGQHDPEDLPRFLTAVDKSPKALIVGHRDFAQQSIPGSSRFGRKFSNFWLRLQTGSQLKDSQSGFRAYPLLVFQQLNFWTRRYNFEIEVLVRSAWAGVDLQDVDISVYYPSADERISHFRGFMDNWRLTLLNTHLTLRSIVPWPHRKILEKHGHGSKELKSLSVIHPLRSIRQLLKENSSPKQLAIAAGVGVLLGTLPLLFCHTIAILFVCGFFRLNKVAAISSSQMCMPPLVPALCIEVGYFLRNGTWLTEFSLQTLGYQAMQRLYEWLLGSLLLAPLLAVIVAIVTYWLATAISHQQETSERPSNPRSERVARQEWTSRSIGSSWQHQFFYLMIRLGGRRGAYIPLYFVVFYYVLLPSVRKKCHHYLARRFPQAGAWRRFWNSYRMTLELGKVLVDRALVGILGPEQIHVELQGKPELLQVLAENKGVILVNAHVGCWQVAMSALGFMKTPVNLLMQREDGDIDRHYFEHAGIECPYRIIDPRGDLGGVLKMVEVLKRGEVLSVMGDRMLGEDRNGVDVEFMGGTVTMPFSAYKLASATGAPIVVLFSYKTGSARYELKLYKTIRVPPGLGRGRHVFQPYVREFAETLEIFCAEHPFQFFNFFDMWQNQPFDKNC; encoded by the coding sequence ATGGCAGTTCCTGAAGAAGGGATACAGGTTTTTGTTGTCGTCCCGGTCTATAACCATGCGGAAACGCTGCGACAGGTTGTAGAAGCGGTGTTACGACACCATCCTCAGGTTCTGGTCGTCGATGACGGTAGTACTGATGGTGGTGCAGAAACTCTGGTCGGTCTCCCCGTTGAGTTAATAAGCCACAGGCAGAATATGGGGAAGGGGGCGGCGCTTTGCAGTGCTGCTGAATGGGGTCTGCGGCGGGGGTTCACCCACATGATCAGCATTGATGCTGATGGTCAGCATGATCCGGAAGACCTGCCACGATTTTTGACAGCTGTTGACAAAAGTCCAAAGGCTTTGATTGTCGGCCATCGTGATTTTGCTCAGCAAAGTATCCCTGGATCTTCTCGTTTCGGGCGGAAATTTTCCAATTTCTGGTTGCGCTTGCAGACCGGGAGTCAACTGAAAGATAGTCAGAGTGGTTTCCGTGCTTACCCTTTATTGGTGTTTCAGCAACTGAACTTTTGGACGCGGCGTTATAATTTTGAGATTGAGGTTCTGGTTCGGTCTGCCTGGGCAGGGGTCGATCTCCAGGATGTGGATATTTCCGTCTATTACCCTTCAGCGGATGAGCGTATCTCCCATTTCCGCGGTTTCATGGATAACTGGCGTTTGACTCTGCTGAACACGCACCTGACATTGCGATCGATTGTTCCTTGGCCCCATCGGAAGATTCTGGAAAAACATGGGCACGGTAGTAAAGAGCTGAAAAGCTTGTCAGTGATTCATCCCCTGCGGTCAATCCGGCAACTGCTCAAAGAGAACAGTTCGCCAAAACAGTTGGCTATAGCAGCAGGAGTGGGGGTCTTGCTTGGTACTTTGCCATTGTTGTTCTGCCATACCATTGCTATTTTGTTCGTCTGTGGTTTTTTTCGGCTCAACAAGGTTGCCGCAATCAGTAGCAGTCAAATGTGCATGCCGCCACTGGTACCGGCGCTCTGTATCGAGGTTGGATATTTTCTCCGTAATGGCACCTGGCTGACTGAATTTTCATTGCAGACCCTTGGCTATCAGGCCATGCAGAGATTGTACGAGTGGCTCCTCGGGTCATTGTTGCTGGCACCATTGCTGGCGGTGATTGTCGCTATTGTCACGTATTGGCTGGCAACAGCCATCAGTCATCAGCAGGAAACTTCAGAAAGGCCGTCGAACCCTCGCTCAGAACGTGTGGCTCGACAGGAGTGGACCAGCCGCAGTATTGGCTCATCCTGGCAGCATCAGTTTTTTTATCTGATGATCCGGTTGGGCGGCAGGCGTGGCGCATATATTCCTCTTTATTTCGTGGTTTTTTATTATGTGCTGCTGCCATCAGTGCGGAAAAAATGTCACCATTACCTTGCTCGTCGCTTTCCTCAGGCCGGAGCCTGGAGACGTTTCTGGAACAGTTACCGGATGACATTGGAACTGGGAAAGGTTTTGGTTGACCGCGCGCTGGTTGGCATCCTTGGTCCAGAGCAGATTCATGTGGAATTGCAAGGAAAACCGGAGCTGTTGCAGGTTCTGGCCGAAAATAAAGGGGTGATTCTTGTGAATGCCCATGTTGGTTGCTGGCAGGTAGCGATGTCGGCTCTCGGGTTTATGAAAACACCGGTCAACCTGCTGATGCAGCGCGAAGACGGCGACATTGACCGGCACTATTTCGAGCATGCCGGAATTGAATGTCCCTATCGGATTATCGATCCTCGAGGAGATCTTGGTGGGGTTTTGAAAATGGTCGAAGTCCTCAAGCGTGGCGAGGTCCTGTCGGTGATGGGCGACCGGATGCTTGGCGAAGATCGCAACGGAGTGGATGTTGAATTTATGGGGGGGACGGTGACCATGCCGTTTAGTGCCTATAAATTGGCGTCGGCGACCGGTGCACCGATTGTTGTCCTTTTTTCATATAAAACCGGTTCGGCCAGATATGAATTGAAGCTTTACAAAACGATCAGAGTTCCACCTGGTTTGGGACGTGGCCGTCATGTATTTCAACCCTATGTCAGGGAGTTTGCGGAAACTTTGGAAATTTTTTGTGCCGAACACCCATTTCAGTTTTTCAATTTTTTCGATATGTGGCAGAATCAGCCATTTGATAAAAACTGCTGA
- a CDS encoding radical SAM protein: protein MNSLNDKNILLLHPLGYKVEAASQDISRKANIMPPLGLASIAAYLEREGFHCDILDGYAYPDVDQPLKQLLRQQRPIILGISCTTASFHDSVRLAQLAKAELPEIKIVFGGSHVSALKEKILEFSPVIDYAVIGEGEQVILELAQLDGSDPAQVAGLVWRAADGTLVDNGYRSEALVLDDLPFPAYEKLAGYPAAYKLPIFNYPTAPNSSCISSRGCPYRCSYCDRSVFRSTFRFNSAEYLYQHLKYLQQRFSIRHINFYDDQFTFHRDRVEEFCYLMINQPLGMTFNCAVRAEHVDRELLQLMKAAGCWMVSLGIESGDELLLSQHRQNVNLDRLGETIRTIKSCGIRTKGLLMMGLPGESEESIRRSMDYVFSLPIDDFNLAKFTPFPGSPIYEKIHQLGSFDEDWPKMDCMHFQFVPHGMEKERLEKLFIEFYKSHFRRNRVLLGYLTMLWKSPDSWLRFAGSAGQFLRFALSNKRYGSS, encoded by the coding sequence ATGAATTCTCTAAACGATAAAAATATTCTATTGCTCCATCCCCTTGGTTACAAGGTTGAGGCGGCTTCTCAGGACATTTCCCGCAAGGCGAATATCATGCCGCCTTTGGGTTTGGCAAGTATAGCCGCCTATCTTGAACGTGAGGGTTTCCACTGTGACATTCTTGACGGCTATGCGTATCCTGATGTTGATCAGCCTTTAAAGCAGCTGTTACGTCAGCAGCGCCCCATCATTCTCGGTATCAGCTGTACCACGGCCAGTTTTCACGATTCGGTCCGGTTGGCGCAGTTAGCTAAAGCTGAACTTCCGGAAATTAAGATTGTTTTTGGCGGTTCACATGTTTCAGCGTTGAAGGAGAAAATCCTCGAATTCTCACCTGTGATTGATTATGCGGTTATTGGTGAGGGGGAGCAGGTGATTCTGGAGCTGGCACAACTGGATGGCAGTGATCCGGCTCAAGTCGCTGGTCTGGTCTGGCGAGCTGCTGACGGCACCTTGGTTGATAATGGTTATCGGTCGGAAGCATTGGTTCTTGACGATCTTCCCTTTCCTGCCTATGAAAAGCTGGCGGGATATCCCGCTGCCTATAAGCTGCCGATATTCAATTATCCGACGGCCCCGAACAGTAGCTGTATCTCCAGTCGTGGCTGTCCTTATCGTTGCAGTTATTGTGATCGTAGTGTTTTTCGCAGTACTTTCCGGTTTAATTCAGCCGAATATCTTTATCAGCATCTGAAATATCTACAGCAAAGGTTTTCAATCCGGCATATCAATTTTTATGATGATCAGTTTACTTTTCACCGCGATCGGGTTGAAGAGTTCTGTTATTTGATGATTAATCAACCGCTGGGGATGACTTTTAACTGCGCAGTGCGAGCAGAACATGTTGATCGTGAGCTGTTGCAGCTGATGAAGGCAGCAGGGTGCTGGATGGTGAGTTTGGGGATTGAAAGCGGGGATGAACTGCTGCTTTCTCAGCACCGCCAGAATGTCAATCTTGATCGTCTTGGCGAAACGATTCGCACCATTAAATCCTGCGGTATCCGTACCAAAGGGCTGTTGATGATGGGATTGCCGGGGGAGAGTGAAGAGTCGATCCGGCGGAGTATGGATTATGTTTTTTCGCTGCCGATTGACGATTTTAATCTGGCCAAGTTTACCCCTTTTCCGGGTTCGCCAATCTATGAAAAAATCCATCAACTTGGAAGCTTTGATGAAGATTGGCCGAAGATGGACTGTATGCATTTTCAATTTGTCCCGCATGGTATGGAGAAGGAGCGGTTGGAAAAATTATTCATTGAGTTTTATAAGAGCCACTTTCGGCGCAACCGGGTGTTATTGGGTTATCTGACGATGCTCTGGAAATCACCTGATAGTTGGTTGCGCTTTGCGGGTAGTGCCGGACAATTCCTCCGCTTTGCTTTAAGTAATAAACGCTATGGCAGTTCCTGA
- a CDS encoding lipid biosynthesis B12-binding/radical SAM protein gives MSRVFFISSNTTTDPYPVYPLGMAVVAGAVQKAGHQVQQYDPLAQGESLPQMLEQIRVFAPDLLAISLRNIDNVDSFSGDDGWYLQKIKDFIAGIRQEVRVPIVVGGPALTILPEEIADYLGVDHAIIGEGELSLPQLVADLEAGKEVPRLIQRNQPLPGDEFSSPLYDQDLVGFYLQQSGMVNLQTKRGCPHRCSYCSYPHLEGYHFRFRDPRLVVDELEKLKREHGAERVFFTDSVFNDPQKKYLDLVEEMLSRDLGMQWSAFFRPQGLNREELALMKRAGLYALELGTDAGSDQTLAGLDKHLSFAEIIEVNQACLDEQLPAAHFVMFGGPDEDDASVAESLKNMAQLGQSVVFAFSGIRIHPDAPLHQRAIADGLVSADTSLLKPVYYFSPLLDRKKMEKTIEEDFAKQRNRIFPPSKGMERMAVMKGFGFCGLMWDRLVRFPRKEAV, from the coding sequence ATGAGTCGGGTGTTTTTTATCTCCAGCAACACGACGACAGATCCCTATCCGGTTTACCCATTGGGAATGGCAGTCGTCGCTGGGGCAGTACAGAAGGCAGGGCACCAGGTGCAACAGTATGATCCTTTGGCCCAGGGGGAATCTTTGCCGCAGATGCTGGAGCAGATCAGGGTGTTTGCACCTGACCTTCTGGCCATATCATTACGCAACATTGATAATGTGGATTCTTTCAGCGGTGACGATGGTTGGTATCTACAGAAAATCAAGGATTTTATAGCAGGAATACGTCAAGAGGTGCGAGTTCCTATTGTTGTCGGCGGTCCGGCATTGACGATCCTTCCAGAGGAGATCGCAGACTATCTGGGCGTAGACCACGCCATTATCGGCGAGGGAGAGTTATCCCTACCACAGTTAGTTGCTGATCTCGAGGCTGGGAAAGAGGTCCCACGATTAATTCAGAGAAATCAGCCTCTTCCCGGTGATGAATTCAGCTCTCCTTTGTATGATCAGGACCTGGTCGGTTTTTATCTGCAACAGAGTGGTATGGTTAATCTGCAGACCAAGCGGGGTTGCCCACATCGCTGTAGCTACTGCTCTTATCCCCATCTTGAGGGCTATCATTTTCGTTTCCGAGATCCCCGACTGGTGGTTGATGAGCTGGAGAAGTTGAAGCGGGAACACGGTGCCGAGCGGGTTTTTTTTACCGATTCAGTATTCAATGATCCGCAGAAGAAATATCTCGATCTGGTTGAGGAGATGTTGAGTCGCGACCTGGGAATGCAATGGTCGGCCTTTTTCCGCCCGCAGGGACTGAATCGGGAAGAGCTGGCGTTGATGAAACGCGCGGGACTTTACGCTCTGGAGCTGGGCACGGATGCGGGCTCGGATCAAACCCTGGCTGGTCTTGATAAACACTTGAGTTTTGCCGAAATCATTGAAGTGAACCAGGCCTGCCTGGATGAACAGCTTCCTGCGGCCCATTTTGTGATGTTCGGCGGCCCGGATGAAGATGACGCTTCGGTGGCTGAAAGTCTGAAGAATATGGCGCAACTGGGGCAATCAGTTGTGTTTGCCTTTTCCGGAATTCGCATCCACCCCGATGCCCCCTTACATCAGCGGGCAATAGCCGATGGCTTGGTCAGTGCTGATACTTCCTTACTGAAGCCGGTCTATTATTTTTCACCATTACTGGATCGAAAGAAGATGGAGAAAACCATTGAAGAGGACTTTGCCAAGCAGAGAAATCGCATCTTCCCGCCATCCAAAGGAATGGAACGGATGGCAGTGATGAAGGGGTTTGGTTTTTGCGGCTTGATGTGGGATCGTCTGGTTCGTTTTCCCCGCAAGGAAGCTGTTTAG
- a CDS encoding radical SAM protein: MKMELIYPRWPKLDRQTEFHLPPHGPVVFAAALPDDVEINFTDENLQTIDFDATCDLVAISTMLSSQLPRAFEIAREFRQRGNTVIFGGIATMLHAEEVQLHADSVFLGEVEGRFAQVLDDFKRGELKPVYDYMQKHPDINLVGTAKREILDRELYNYRGVQMLDLVHASRGCKFNCFPCCTGFLGGTTFRPRPIDKVIEEMEAIQNNRMFIVDNSLAQDRQWLLDLFKAMEPLKKKWVSHPILDDEEVIKAAADAGAWYVYQAVFDTSDTIRNRVKRFKDHGIGVEGTIILGTDDQSEDDIKRLVDFLMEIDLDVAEFTILTPFPKSPIRRQMEKDGRILSNDWLKYTADKVVFQPKQMTPEKLQELYYYAWDTFNSDSGHQLKMGELFKKVIRREMDDGTYHRYNPRKSRVFKKANA, translated from the coding sequence ATGAAGATGGAGCTGATTTATCCACGCTGGCCGAAGCTGGATCGACAAACCGAATTTCATTTGCCACCGCACGGTCCAGTCGTTTTCGCAGCGGCGTTGCCCGATGATGTTGAAATTAATTTTACGGATGAAAATCTGCAGACGATCGATTTTGATGCCACCTGTGATCTGGTGGCTATTTCAACCATGCTCAGTTCTCAACTTCCTCGTGCCTTTGAGATTGCCCGTGAATTTCGCCAAAGGGGAAATACTGTCATTTTCGGAGGTATTGCCACCATGTTGCATGCTGAAGAGGTGCAGTTACATGCTGATTCGGTTTTTCTTGGTGAGGTTGAGGGACGTTTTGCCCAGGTGCTGGATGATTTTAAACGAGGTGAACTGAAGCCGGTCTATGACTACATGCAGAAGCACCCCGATATTAATCTTGTCGGGACGGCCAAACGAGAGATTCTTGATCGTGAGCTCTATAACTACCGCGGGGTGCAGATGCTTGATCTGGTGCATGCGTCCCGGGGCTGTAAGTTCAACTGTTTCCCCTGCTGTACCGGTTTTCTCGGCGGAACAACTTTCCGTCCTCGGCCTATCGATAAAGTCATCGAGGAGATGGAGGCAATCCAGAATAATCGCATGTTTATTGTCGACAATTCTCTGGCTCAGGATCGTCAGTGGTTGCTGGATCTGTTCAAAGCGATGGAGCCACTGAAGAAAAAGTGGGTCTCTCATCCTATTCTTGACGATGAAGAGGTTATTAAAGCAGCTGCTGATGCCGGTGCCTGGTACGTCTATCAAGCTGTTTTTGATACTTCCGACACCATTCGCAACCGGGTTAAACGATTCAAGGACCACGGTATCGGGGTGGAAGGGACGATTATTCTCGGTACTGATGATCAGAGCGAAGATGATATCAAGCGGTTGGTCGATTTTCTGATGGAGATTGATCTGGACGTTGCTGAATTTACCATCCTGACCCCTTTTCCCAAGTCTCCGATTCGCCGACAGATGGAAAAGGATGGGCGGATCCTTTCCAATGACTGGCTGAAGTATACGGCTGACAAGGTGGTTTTTCAGCCCAAGCAGATGACTCCGGAAAAACTGCAGGAACTCTATTACTATGCGTGGGATACTTTTAATTCCGACAGCGGTCACCAATTGAAAATGGGAGAATTATTCAAGAAAGTCATCCGTCGGGAGATGGATGATGGAACCTACCATCGTTATAATCCACGTAAAAGCCGGGTGTTTAAAAAGGCTAACGCATGA
- a CDS encoding beta-ketoacyl synthase N-terminal-like domain-containing protein: protein MTGWINGIGWVTAAGCNCGRKTEEQPLLPGTLEIPKRKQVFEKPDMRFGRLDEFSRIGLAAIAFCLRDAGEETWSEKRPIGIVAASRYGCLQTDIAYLQTMLPENGKLASPNLFAYTLANSFLGEAALRFGLTGQTLVINQDDEKGLSAIHYALEELAWSEQQAILTGICDLNPPQELSPENEYPGSLFFLLGREPSSSLPSYGKLELTGGEIFFSGARVADFRSLVAKCLVVGV, encoded by the coding sequence ATGACGGGGTGGATTAATGGTATCGGCTGGGTGACCGCCGCCGGTTGCAACTGTGGTCGGAAGACCGAAGAGCAACCGTTGCTTCCAGGGACTCTGGAGATACCAAAACGTAAGCAGGTTTTTGAAAAACCGGATATGCGTTTTGGACGGCTTGATGAGTTTTCCCGCATCGGTCTTGCGGCCATTGCTTTCTGCCTGCGTGATGCCGGCGAGGAAACCTGGAGTGAGAAGCGACCGATAGGGATTGTTGCTGCCAGTCGCTATGGTTGTCTGCAAACGGATATTGCCTATTTACAGACGATGTTGCCGGAAAATGGAAAACTGGCCAGTCCGAACCTGTTTGCTTATACCTTGGCAAACAGTTTTCTGGGGGAGGCGGCCCTTCGGTTTGGCCTCACAGGGCAGACTCTGGTGATCAACCAGGACGACGAGAAAGGTCTTTCCGCTATACACTATGCTCTGGAGGAGTTGGCCTGGAGTGAGCAACAGGCCATTTTGACCGGAATTTGTGATTTAAATCCACCGCAAGAATTGTCCCCAGAAAATGAATATCCCGGCAGCCTGTTCTTTCTGCTGGGGAGAGAACCTTCTTCTTCCCTCCCGAGTTATGGAAAATTGGAACTTACGGGAGGAGAAATATTTTTTTCAGGGGCCAGGGTTGCTGATTTTCGCTCACTGGTGGCAAAATGTTTGGTAGTAGGTGTATAG
- a CDS encoding beta-ketoacyl synthase N-terminal-like domain-containing protein — protein MSRVVISRIATVTALGDGLDQLWQRLLHGDSGISPLSRFSCENYISRYAACIEALQTSKDASLQDSILARVATQMPDIPGDSRFLVASTKGEIDRLTATCRRGDALPESVLFEPFAAKVARYFGLSATGCNINAACASSTIAVARAAAMIASGEVESVLVYAADLVSEFVFSGFSALQALSDEPCRPFDQRRKGLTLGEAGIALLLMSESCAHRRGELPQAYVVGWGVANDAHHVTAPARDGCGLILATQQALKKARIKTSQIAAINAHGTGTIYNDAMELTAFNAVFGESLPPLHGVKGSLGHCLGAAGGVEIAIASRSLQQQLIPGTVGCLDAEAAGQGQLSSIPQKISGDYLLSSNSGFGGINATVILQGVAS, from the coding sequence GTGAGTCGGGTTGTTATCAGCAGAATTGCAACTGTAACGGCTCTGGGGGACGGTCTGGATCAGCTTTGGCAACGGCTGTTGCATGGAGATAGCGGTATCTCTCCCCTGTCCCGTTTTAGCTGTGAAAATTATATTTCCCGTTATGCTGCTTGTATCGAAGCTCTACAGACATCAAAAGATGCTTCTTTGCAGGATTCCATACTTGCCCGTGTTGCGACACAAATGCCTGATATTCCAGGAGATAGTCGTTTTCTGGTCGCTTCAACCAAAGGGGAGATTGATCGTTTGACTGCGACTTGCAGGCGGGGGGATGCTCTCCCTGAGTCTGTATTGTTTGAGCCCTTTGCGGCTAAAGTTGCCCGCTATTTTGGTTTGTCGGCAACGGGTTGCAATATCAATGCGGCATGTGCTTCATCGACGATTGCTGTCGCCCGGGCAGCAGCAATGATTGCTTCGGGAGAGGTGGAATCGGTGCTGGTTTATGCTGCAGACCTTGTCAGTGAATTTGTTTTCTCTGGCTTTTCGGCCCTGCAGGCCCTGTCTGATGAGCCCTGTCGCCCTTTTGATCAGAGGCGGAAAGGGTTGACTTTGGGAGAGGCCGGGATCGCACTGCTGTTAATGAGTGAGTCCTGTGCTCATCGCCGAGGCGAATTGCCACAAGCCTATGTCGTAGGCTGGGGAGTGGCTAATGATGCTCACCATGTCACTGCCCCTGCTCGCGATGGTTGCGGTCTGATTCTTGCGACGCAGCAGGCCTTGAAAAAAGCGCGGATCAAAACCAGTCAGATTGCTGCAATCAATGCTCACGGCACAGGAACTATCTACAATGATGCCATGGAGTTGACGGCTTTTAATGCTGTTTTTGGAGAATCATTACCACCATTACATGGGGTCAAGGGGAGTTTGGGACATTGTCTCGGGGCTGCAGGTGGAGTTGAAATTGCCATTGCTTCGCGTTCGTTACAGCAACAGTTGATACCTGGTACGGTCGGTTGTCTGGACGCTGAGGCCGCCGGACAGGGACAGCTGAGTTCCATCCCACAAAAGATTTCCGGTGATTATCTGCTCAGCAGCAATTCCGGTTTTGGTGGTATTAATGCGACGGTGATTTTGCAGGGGGTGGCATCATGA
- a CDS encoding acyl-CoA thioesterase, with amino-acid sequence MKKPYFRRQDGAPEPLRCSVDRVARFEEVDALAIVWHGRYPSYFEDGRVLLGEKYGLGYMDFYRHGVIAPIKQMHIDYLLPLRFGDSFTIEAILHWTDATRLNHEFILRNADGEVTTTGYSVQLLMDQDQNVLMLPPPFYEKFRQRWLSGELQ; translated from the coding sequence ATGAAAAAGCCTTACTTTAGGCGCCAGGATGGTGCTCCTGAACCATTGCGTTGCAGTGTTGACCGGGTGGCACGCTTTGAAGAGGTGGATGCTCTGGCGATTGTCTGGCATGGCCGCTACCCCAGTTATTTTGAAGATGGACGAGTGTTACTCGGGGAAAAATATGGTCTTGGGTATATGGATTTTTATCGACATGGAGTGATCGCACCGATCAAACAGATGCATATTGATTATCTGCTGCCGCTGCGTTTTGGTGATTCATTCACGATTGAAGCCATCTTGCACTGGACAGATGCCACACGACTGAATCATGAATTTATCCTTCGTAACGCTGACGGAGAGGTAACAACGACTGGTTATTCTGTGCAGCTGCTGATGGATCAGGATCAGAATGTCTTGATGTTGCCGCCACCATTTTACGAGAAGTTTCGCCAGCGTTGGCTGTCAGGGGAACTCCAGTGA
- a CDS encoding MMPL family transporter → MGLITFCYQKFQRRRGWLVLLLLLLLATAFWKISELQIEESISAMLPDGDSQVSHDFQLLQQAPFARQLVIHLTADSDIDSNTLLTATDQLRSSLPVELFNKALSGPGELSANPMLNQLGEYLPVLADAEDLQAIATRLSPDAIDRSLAADLAQLLQPQGMILKETIRRDPLQLEKLVQQKLRYLNPIPEVRLKNGHFLSRDGHSSLILADTPISITDAVGSQALLDAFAAACRQLPEGIRANLISGHPYTLANAHTIQKDMKLVLLVSGAGILLLFFLFLRSLQALFVYLLPLFSMAMALVVTGTWFEPISGITVGFGAVLLGITIDFGLHVYFALRYGRCQQGREQLLRAVSRPVLFGALTTLAAFAVLLSSALPGQRQLAVFAMAGIVTALLLALLFLPHFIGQNREQGASSVLQLRRHVYDRIPALRIVVLLLWLGIVGFAAVQAQHLKINAELRQLSYLPKKLQQAEQMLGETWGNMRNRALVFASADDLEGALQRNEQVWQHLKERGLLDDVVSLAPLLPSQQTQQRHLQAWKVFWQERQATTRDLLQLSGEKYGFSGNAFDPFWERLAGPELVADPELLDHWGLGRVMDSLLLKNDEGYRLLTLIPDQQEMITRLGSEFSTLPGITLVSQRRFSQQLSHEIGVDFSRFISFAGVAVLALLVLLFRRLPEVFLALLPVLTGLLVMFGGMGLLGLEMNLFNVVASILIIGLGVDYGIFMVCHGQQEEHLASSRAILISGLTTLVGFGALVLARHPALHSIGLTVLLGISAAVPTAVLVIPAFRPKRH, encoded by the coding sequence ATGGGATTGATCACGTTCTGCTATCAGAAATTCCAGAGGCGGCGTGGTTGGCTGGTGCTTCTGTTATTGTTGTTGCTGGCGACGGCCTTCTGGAAAATATCAGAGTTGCAGATTGAAGAGAGTATTTCAGCAATGCTTCCGGATGGCGACTCGCAGGTCTCTCATGATTTTCAGCTGTTGCAGCAGGCCCCTTTTGCTCGACAGCTGGTGATTCATCTGACAGCTGATTCCGATATTGACAGCAATACTCTCCTGACAGCAACAGATCAGCTTCGTTCATCTCTTCCTGTAGAGCTCTTTAACAAAGCCCTCAGTGGGCCTGGAGAACTGTCAGCAAATCCAATGTTGAATCAGTTAGGGGAATACTTGCCGGTTTTAGCAGATGCTGAAGATTTGCAGGCAATTGCAACACGACTGAGCCCGGATGCAATTGATCGCAGCCTGGCTGCGGATCTGGCGCAATTATTACAACCGCAGGGGATGATTCTCAAAGAGACTATTCGTCGTGATCCCTTGCAGTTGGAGAAGCTGGTCCAGCAGAAGCTGCGCTATCTCAACCCGATTCCCGAAGTGCGACTGAAGAATGGTCATTTCTTGAGCCGTGATGGTCACAGCAGCTTGATTCTTGCCGATACGCCGATTTCAATTACTGATGCGGTCGGTAGTCAGGCTTTGCTTGATGCCTTCGCTGCTGCGTGTCGGCAGCTGCCTGAGGGCATTCGTGCCAACCTGATCAGTGGCCATCCCTACACCCTGGCGAACGCTCACACAATCCAGAAAGATATGAAACTGGTTCTGTTGGTTTCCGGAGCCGGTATTTTGCTTCTTTTTTTTCTGTTTTTGCGCTCACTGCAGGCTTTGTTTGTCTATCTATTGCCGCTCTTCAGCATGGCGATGGCTCTGGTTGTTACGGGAACCTGGTTTGAGCCCATTTCCGGAATCACGGTTGGCTTTGGAGCCGTGCTTCTGGGGATCACGATTGATTTCGGGCTGCATGTCTATTTTGCTCTGCGTTATGGCCGCTGCCAGCAAGGACGAGAACAATTATTACGTGCCGTTTCTCGCCCTGTTCTCTTTGGTGCTTTGACGACTCTGGCTGCTTTTGCGGTGCTGTTGTCTTCCGCGTTGCCCGGACAGCGTCAACTCGCTGTTTTTGCTATGGCTGGAATTGTGACCGCGTTGCTGCTGGCGTTGCTTTTTCTCCCCCACTTTATTGGTCAGAACAGAGAGCAGGGAGCATCTTCGGTGTTGCAACTGCGGCGACATGTTTATGACCGCATTCCTGCTTTACGCATTGTCGTGCTGCTGCTGTGGCTGGGGATTGTCGGCTTCGCAGCAGTGCAGGCTCAACATCTGAAAATTAATGCGGAACTGCGACAATTGAGCTATTTGCCCAAAAAATTGCAGCAAGCTGAGCAGATGTTGGGTGAGACTTGGGGCAATATGCGTAATCGGGCTTTGGTTTTTGCTTCTGCTGATGATTTGGAGGGTGCCCTACAGCGCAATGAGCAGGTCTGGCAACATCTCAAAGAGAGAGGTTTGTTAGATGATGTTGTTAGCTTGGCGCCTTTGCTTCCCTCACAACAGACCCAGCAACGTCATTTGCAGGCATGGAAAGTATTCTGGCAGGAGAGGCAGGCGACAACTCGGGATTTATTGCAATTGAGTGGTGAGAAATATGGCTTTTCCGGCAATGCTTTTGATCCCTTCTGGGAACGACTCGCCGGACCTGAGCTGGTGGCGGATCCGGAGCTTCTTGATCACTGGGGACTTGGAAGAGTGATGGATAGCTTGTTGTTGAAAAATGATGAAGGCTACCGGTTGTTAACTCTGATCCCCGATCAACAGGAGATGATTACCCGTTTGGGAAGTGAATTTTCAACCCTTCCGGGGATAACTCTGGTTTCACAGCGCCGGTTCAGTCAGCAGCTCAGTCATGAAATTGGTGTGGATTTCAGTCGTTTTATCAGCTTTGCCGGAGTTGCCGTTCTGGCCCTTTTAGTCCTTCTGTTTCGCCGCTTGCCCGAAGTCTTTCTGGCTTTGTTGCCGGTGTTAACCGGTTTGCTGGTGATGTTCGGTGGGATGGGGCTGCTGGGGCTGGAAATGAATCTGTTCAATGTTGTTGCCTCCATTCTGATCATCGGTCTCGGGGTTGATTATGGTATTTTTATGGTTTGCCATGGGCAGCAGGAAGAGCATCTGGCTTCATCACGGGCTATCCTGATTTCCGGATTGACAACCCTGGTTGGATTTGGCGCCTTGGTGCTGGCCAGACATCCTGCTTTACATTCGATAGGTCTGACGGTGCTGCTGGGGATCAGTGCCGCGGTACCAACGGCAGTGCTGGTTATTCCCGCTTTTAGACCTAAGAGGCACTGA